GATGAGTACGATGAAGAATACGGGGACACATGGCGCAGCACAGGGTTGTGCGCGGGGCAAGGCAGTCAGGGACCATCGGATGCACGTTGGGGACCTTGTCGAGGATCATCGTGTTGCTGGTTTAAGGATGGAGAAGAGTCATGCAATCATGAATTATCTTTCAGTCAGTCAGCCTGGCGAGCGAATAAAGATGCGCCAAAATGATTCATGGTGATCGCTGGTTTACCTCTGAAGAGGGAGGACTGCCGATTTAAATGGCTGGCTCCCTATCGGTGGGGATTCCGTGTTCAACGCCCGTTAGCGACCTCAAACCATAAGACTTAATTTCACGATTAACGCCAGTCAGCAGAGTTTCCTGTTGTTGGGGTTGTAAAAGTCGTAGTTCTACAAGAAATCAGGTCGACCACATTCCAAGCGTCGGACTTGTGGTTTTTGTCATACTGTCCGGCCGACCACTTAGTGGGCTGCCTTTTTTGATTTCGTGGGCGCCGCTTTTTTCCAGCTGGTGACCGGATCGTTGTAGTCGAGCGGGTCGTTCAGGTCGGTACTGAGGGCCAGAAGGTCGGAGCGGAGTTCTTTCATTTTGGCCGCGTATTCCGGATTGGCTGAAAGGTCGCTCTTTTCGAAGGGGTCGTTTTTCATGTTATAGAGGCGTTCACCTCCGCAGGTGGGATAGGTGATGTATTTCCAGTCGCCCTGCTGGATCATGCGCTGTTGGTTTTTATAGGCACCGTAAACGGAGTTGTAGTGCTGAGCTTGTTTATCTTTCAGCAGGGGGAGAAGGCTTTTGAACTCTACATATTCGGGTATAGGGGCATCGGCCAGTTGAAGGGCGGTCGGCATAATATCCTGCAGATAGATCGGCGCAGGGTTTTCAGCGCCGGGTTCAACATTGGGTCCAACGACCATGAAGGGTACGCGTACGCTGTGGTCATACATATTCTGTTTGCCGATGAGTCCGTGACGTCCAACGGCAAGACCATGGTCGGCGGTGAAGACGATGTAGGTGTTGTCGGCTTTTCCTGATTCTTCCAATGCCTGGAGAATGCGTCCGATCTGGTCGTCCATATGCGTGATCAGGGCAAAGTATTCCTGCCGGTGAACTTTTACGGCGAACTCGGTGCGCGGGAAGGGGGCCAGTGCGGCGTCGCGCAGGCTTTTTCCGCAGCCGATTTCATCCTGGTATTTATATTTTGAAACATAGTTATCAGGCAGCTTGATGCGATCAAGCGGATATCGGTCGATGTATTCTTTCGGGGCCTGACGGGGATCGTGTGAGGCATTGAAGGCGATGTACATGAAAAAGGGATCTTTGTGTTCTTTTGCATCGGCTATGAAATCGAGCGCATCATCGGCGACCACTTCGCTCCAGTGTTTCCCGCCTTCCCAGAAACCGCCGTTCGAGGTGTCCCACGGTTTCCATCCGTTTTTATAATCTTCTTCATCGACCGGGCGGAAATAGCCGTAATGCTTCGGTTTGGTTCCGTCTGCTGAGCCCTTGCTCCAGAAGTCCTTCGGCATTCCGGGGCGGTCATTTTTGGCCACATCGAAAATGTCAGCAGGTTTGGCTTTTACATGCCATTTTCCGGTCATGTAGGTGCGGTAACCGGCTTTGCTCATCAGCTGTGACCACATGCGACCGCTTTTGACTTCTTCTTTCATTTTCGGGCCGGTGTCGTGCTGATAGGTCCCCCAGACAAAGCGCCCGGTGTTGAGCATGGCGCGACTGGCAACGCAGACGGCTCCGTTATAGGCGCCCATATTATAGGCGTGAGTGAAGGTTGTTCCCCCCTCAACCATGCTGTCCAGGTGGGGGGTGTCGATATCAAGAATGCCGAATGCCCCGATGGTTTCGTAGGAGAGATCATCGGCAAAGATAAACAGGATGTTCGGTTTTTCAGTTTCCGCTAGCGCCGTGATGCTTAAGCCGGCGAGTGCGCTGATGATGAAATGCTTAATCATGGGATTCTCCTTGTTGAAAAGTACAATTCCAACCTTTGGAAGATTCCAAAGGTTGGAGCCGTCGAGGGACGGACGGTGTGATGCTTAACCTATTTTTTGAATTCGATTTTCAGTGCATAGGCATAATCGCACGGTTTCTTATTTGGAAACCAGACCTGCAGTCCATCGCCATGATTTTCCCATTTAAGTTCGCCTTCATGCCCGAGCATTTCAACAGATACCACTTCCGTGATGCGTGTATTCATTGCTGTAAGATTCGGAAACACGACCGGTTTTTTCTTGGCGTTATGCCAATCGAGTACGAAGGCATAGAGCGTATCGCCTTTGGTGGTGTAGCGAAAATCCTTTGCGGACATTGGTGATTCCAGATCTTTATGTCCGATTTCATTATGACCTTCTCCAAACATATACCAGGGGCGGGTTCCGTAGATGGCTTCACCATTCACATCAAACCATTCGCCGACTTTGTTCAGCAGTTCGGTCGCTTCCGCATCGAGCGTACCGTCAGCTTTGATTGGAATATTCAGCAGCATGTTTCCGTTCTTGGAAACAATATCGATGAGCTTATCGACTACCAGGTCGGGGGTCATATAAGAGGAGCCGGCTTTATAGCCCCAGGAACCGATGGAGTCATCCGTCTGCCACGGTTCGGTCAGGATGGAAGCGGCTTTACCACGTTCATAATCGAGAGTGGCAATGCCGTCGGCATAGAGGCCCTGCCAGGGACGCTCTTTGATGCACATGACCCCTTCCGGGCGTTTGTTATAGAAATGGGCAATCACGTCCATACCGGTTGCTCCGGCATCTTCTCCACGGAACGGAACCGCGCAGTCGTAATAAAGGTGATCCGGTTCATAGTCATCGATCAACTGTTTGATGCGCTTGGCCCAGTTGTCGCGCCATTCCTTCGGGGCATCAAACGGTGCACGCGGGTGGGTGCTCTGTCCGTCATTGGCAGGGTAGAGCCCTTTGGCTTTGCCCTGAGCACCGTCATATGGCACACCCTTTTTTGGTCCTTCAGTGTCCGACTGGTTTGCAGTATTAAGCCAGCTGTAGGAGCGGGAGAGGTGGGTGGTTACTCCGAAACGGAGGCCGACTTTGTGCGTGGCATCTTTCCACATTTGAATCAGGTCTTTTTTCGGGCCTTTATTGACGGAATTCCATTTATGGTACTTTGAATCCCAGAGGTCAAAGTTGTCGTGGTGCACGGCGCAAGGGGTAAAATATTTTGCGCCCGAACGTTTGAACAGAGCCAGCAAGGCATCGGGATCAAAATTTTCAGCTTTCCACATCGGAATGAAGTCAGCGTATCCAAATTCGGACGGGTGACCGTAGGTCTTCAAATGGTGCTCATATTCCGGGCGACCTTCAATGTAGAGGTTGCGGGCATACCATTCGCCCTGTTCGGCGACCGAGTAGGCGCCCCAGTGCAGGTAGATGCCGAACTTGGCATCGCGGAACCAGTCGGCACATTCATATTGCTGCAGCGATTCAACGGTATTTACAAATTTCGGTTTATCTTCTGACCACACCGCAGTAGTGGTGGCAAGCGCCAGCATTGTCATTGTTAATTTCATTCATCCATCCCGGTTTAAGGTTCTGCTGTAAAAAATGGTTTAACTATAGAACTCCACCTAAGGGGCGATTTTATACAGAAATCAGAAAAAATACAAAAAAGGACCGCTTCGTGAGGTGGCGGTCCTTTTAATGTTCCAATCTCTGGAAACTATTTTCCTGAAAGTTTAGTTGTCGGCTTGAATTCAGCAAATGTCCCGGGCTGACCTTCCAGCTGTTCCATCAGGGTCCGTTTGAGCTGCTGCAACTTCTGTGCATACTCCGGGTGATTGGCCAGATTCTTCTGTTCCTTCGGATCTTTGGAAAGATCGTAGAGCTGATCGATATCCCAATACGCCGCATAGTTTTTCGGGATCTTCTTTTCCAGCCCGCGGCCGCCTCGTGTGGAGGCAATATGATAAAGCGGTTTGGGTTCGCCGTTTTTCGGGATATCAAACTTTTCTTCCCGATCCGGGTGTACACGCCAGGCGATGTATTTGAACCCATCTTTTAACACGGCACGCGATGAACCGATCTGCAGGTGTACATCTTTCCGCACCTCTTTGCTATCCCCCTGGAGAACACTGGTAAAACTGGTTCCGTCCATTGGAGGTTGTTTGGATTCCGGTATCCCGCAGAGTTCATAAATGGTCGGCGCAAAATCAATATTGGCCAGCAGCTGATCGGCGCGACGTTTCCCTTTCAGGTTTTTACCCCAGACAAAGGCCGGCACATGGGCGCCACCTTCGTAGAGTGCACCTTTGGCCCCCATGCCGTTATCCACAAAGAAAAAGATGATGGTGTTGTCGAGTTCACCCATTTCTTCAAGCTTCGTAATGATCGCGTTGATTCCGTCGTCGAGCCACAACGCATCGGCATGGTCACCTTTGGGCGGATATCCGGCGGCTTTGAGGCGTTTGGGAATGGTGTTTCGTGCGGGTTGGACCTGCAACGGTTCTCCAAGCACGCCTGCAGGAGTAAAGCGCGGATTTGCGGAGTATTTGTGCCCTGCGGGACCCGGACCATGGTTGAGGGTGGAACAGAAATGAAGATAAAACGGCTTGTCCTGTTTTTCAGCCTGTTCCAGAAAGTCGAGGCCGCCTTTGGTGATCCAGTCCTGATTATGGGCTTCCATCTTAATCGGCATATGGCCCGGAACGTTGCCGGCATAAATGCTGGCCGCATAGTCAAATCCGTTCTGCAGGACGCTGGCCACTTCAGCAGCCTGCTTGCTTTCGAGGAATTCCTGCGTTTTTGCATCAAAAGGATCTGCATCGCGCCAGGGCGAAATGCCCGGCACTTTGATGGTGTCGCTGTGGAGTACGTGGTTTTTTCCTGCAAAGCCGGTGAAATAGCCGTTTTCTTTGAGCACACTACCGATATTCGCCTTGCCCGGGGTGACATGAACATTGAAATGCGGGTTCGGCTGGTTTCCGAAGGCTTCCATATCCTGCAGGAATCCTTTGTCCTGGCTGCGGCTGGGATATTCTCCGGTCAACACACTAAACCGGCTCGGGGTACAGACGGTGGATGTTGCATACATCCGGTCCAGAATAATGCCTTCGGAGGAGAGGCGATCAATGGTCGGGGTCAGGTTTTTCGGTTTGCCGTCTTCATCCCGGCCCTCAGGGAGAAAGTTGAACTCCGGACGCCATTGGTCATCGGTCATGATAAAAAGGATATTCGGGCGCGTTTCTTTACTTAGCGCAGACGTCGCCGCTGCTGCCGCGAGAATCATGATCGTTAAAATTGCATTCCGTTTCATTGTACATTCCTAAAGTGATGGTTGGGTGCTTCTAATCAATAAATACCGCCTGTTTACGGGGTTTTGATTTTATTTTTGATGAATTTATCAAAACGCCACTGTTGAATGGGATTACCTCAACAACTGAATATACTTACGTAAATAAGAGGGAATAAGTGAATAGACGACTTAAATATGTACTGCATGTATCCATGCTTTGTACTCTTTCGGCCTTTTCAACAGATTATTATGTTTCAACCAACGGGGTGGATGTTTGGCCCGGGGGTGATTTTTCGGCTCCGTTTGCGAGCATCCAATATGCCGCGGACCGCATGGTACCCGGGGATTCCTGCTACATCCGGACCGGGCGCTACCACGAGGAAATTACTGTTTCAAATACGGATCAATTAACCTTTTCGGCCTACAGCAATGAAACCGTCGTGTTGGATGGCTCCATGGTTATTTCCAATGGTTGGACGCTGCATTCTGGAAATATCTACAAAACGACCCTGAACGAAGATGTGTGGCAGCTGTTTGCCGATGGTGAAATGCTGATTCCTGCCCGCTGGCCGAATGCGGACCCGAATATAGATCTGTGGGAGCAGTGGGAATCGGATCATTGGGCGGAAGGACGATCAGAACGTAATTTCTCCCCGGATAATCCACCTTGGGATGTGAACGGAACGGTATATGATCATCCGCATAATGGAATCGATCTAGCCGCATCGGGGCTGGATATCAGCAATGCCATTGCGGTGCTGAACCTGGGCAGTTTCAGAACCTGGACGCGTGTTGTGGATGCGCATGTCCCTGGTTCCAATATGTTCACCCATGCCCCGGTTTCTGCGTCGGGCTATAAAGACAAGGAGCACTATTATTTTGTCGAAGGCAAATTGGAACTGCTCGATGCGGAGAATGAGTGGTTCTATGATACGGTAACGTCAAATCTTTATGCTTGGGTTCCGGGGGGAGTAACCCCGGCGAGCTTGGAGATTAGGGGCAAACATACCACGTATTGTTTCTCGGCAAGCAATTGTGATGACTTGATGCTTTCGGGCATCGATTTTTTTGCAGGGACTTTCCATTTGGATAACTGCCTGCGTGCCCGGGTCGAAAATTGTGAATTGCTTTATCCCAGCTGTACGAAACGCATGCTCCGTAATATTGGGGCTCCGGAAACCACGCATCTGGATGGGGATGACTCTATCGTATTTAACTGTACCTTCGCTTACTCAGACGGCCATGGCATCTATGTGAACGGCGACGACAATACGGTAGAGAACTGCTACTTTCATCATATCGACTACAGTGTTTCCGAACTGCCGTCGGTTATGGCGGCACTTTATATGAACGGCAACCGGAATAGCTTTCGTAAAAATACGCTGCACAGTTTCGGGGCATCGGTCGGCTATCTGCAGGATAAAGCCGCAACCACGGAATATAATAATTTCTATAACGGCGGCTACAAGCAACACGATGGTGCCATGGTTCAGGTGATGGTGGCGAATCAGTTGAATGCAAATATCGGCTGGAACTGGGTGCATGACTGGTCGCGCCTGGGTATCCGCTTCGATGGAGGAGGCGGTCAGGGCGGCCTGATTCACCACTCTGTGGGCTGGGGGCCGAACATGAATTCCACTGTCTATATCGGGAATCATGAAAACAACGAGGTTTACAATAACTCCGGCATATACAGTAAATCACGCAACGAGATTGTGGTAGAGCACGGCGGGGATCCATACAGCCACAATACAAACTCGATTACGCGCAACAATATTGCGCCGCGCATGGGCGGCAGCAACAGTGGGATCAATGATGTACCGGGCACCTTTGACCATAACTGGAACAGTCAGGCGACCGGTGCAGATATTCGAACACAACTGCGGGATCCCGATAACCTCGACTTCCGTCCATTGCCCGGCGCGGATATTGTTGATGCCGGCACCAACGTTCCCGGTGTAACGGACGGTTATATGGGCAGTGCACCCGATATCGGTGCGTATGAATATGGGGATTCCAACTATTGGATTGCGGGTCATCAGGCCGAACAGGCTTCGATACCCATTCCGCCAAACGGGACGGCTGATGCCAAAGGTTCAGCCTCGCTGATGTGGCATCCTGCACTGGGTACGCTTTCGAATCATGTTTATCTCGGAACTTCATCCAATGCCGTTCTCAATGCCACGCATGTGTCGCCCGAATACCGGGGAAACACGGTAAACAATATATATGATCCGCTGGGGCTTTATGCGCAGACCTACTATTGGCGCATCGATTGCGTTACGGTAACGGGTACCGTCAAGGGCGCAGTCTGGTCGTTTGCGGCATCGGACGTTTCCGCAACGCTTCCGGGGATTATAAATGCTCCGGCTGAAAATATTACGGAAGATTCCGCTGTAATTGGCGGACAGATCACGGATGGAGGAACGGCCTCACAGGTATGGGTTCATTGGTGGCCGGAAGCCGGGGCAACCAATACGGTCAATATGGGCGTTCAGGATTATGCTTTCGACCTTCCGCTTAACGGGTTGATCACGAATACGCAGTATTATTTCCAAGCTCAGGCATCGAACACGTATGGGACGAGCTGGGCGCCTACCATAGGCAGTTTTCTGACCGGCGGGGCAATGCCACCTTCTACTAAAATTGCCGTTGCACACCTGCCGGTGCTTGAGGATTCCTGGGTGCAGGAGGGCAATAATGAAGGGGTTAACCATGACGGCGAAACGATCCTTAAAGTGCGCGGAACAACCCGTTTCAGTTATTTGAAGTTTGATACCGGCAACCTGGATGGGGCTCAGTTTGATTCGGCCCGGATTTTTATCCGTGCCACACAGGATATTCCGGATACGTCAATGCACAGTGTTTCCAACAACAGCTGGACGGCGCCAACGCTCGTGGGCTCGAATGCCCCGGTGCGCGGTGCTGTTTTTGATTCCGTGACCGCTTCTGCCGGGGACTGGGTTGAATTTGATTCGTCGAGCTGGATTACGGGCAAGGGGGTCTGGTCGGTTGCCCTGTCAACATCTGCTTCGGGGGCGCTCAACTGGCATGCGGAAGAGTCGGGGAACGTGCCCTATCTAGCCGTGACCTATTTTTCGGATACCGCCGATCTGAATACCAATACTATTCCCGACTGGTGGGAAACGGATTATTTCGGGCACATCGTCGATAATACGGATGCCGATCTGGATGGCGTGGATAATTATGGCGAATATGTCGGCGATACGGATCCCACTGATTCCAATTCGGTTTTTTCCGTATCCGCGAGTGTGACCAACGGCGCAGATTTCAGACTGTCCTTTGGAACATCCACGAATCGAAACTATGCCGTTAAATCATCGACCAACCTGATTTCCAAGGTCTGGAACACGGAAACCAATTTGGTGCCCGGGCCGGGCGTTGAAGTGGAGGTTCCGCTGCCTGCCAAAAAACCAGAGGAGTTTTTCAGGGTTGAGGTGAGTGTTCCATAAGTGCTTACATTGAACGTTTCTTAGCTGTTTTCGTCAAATTCTCCCGATTTTACGGCATTAACAAAATAGTGTCGCAAAGGTGCAATGAACAAAAGAGGATGCGGATGATACCTGTGAATAAATCCCTTATATTATCGATTTTTGCCTGTGCTATGGCTGCGCATGCAACAGACTACTATGTGGCCACAAACGGCAATGACACCGCGAACGGGAAATCCGTAGGGAACGCCTTCGCGACGATTCAGAAAGGTATTGATGAAATGTCATCCGGGGATACGCTCTATATCCGCGGTGGGCGCTATCATGAAGAGGTGGGCATTACCAATCGCACCGGCCTGACGATTGAAGCCTATGCCGGTGAGCAGCCGGTCATCGATGGCACGATTCCAATGGTTGGAACCTGGACGGCAACGAATTTGAATGGGCATTCGGTCTGGGTGACTTCAGCGAGCGAAGATATCTGGCAGCTTTTTGTGGATGACCGCATGCAGGTGGTGGCGCGCTGGCCGAATGTGACGGTGGGGCATCCGTGCGATCCGATCCAGCTGAAGGCCAACGGCCATGATCCGGTGGAGAACAGCTGGTGGGATATTGGCACCTGGGGGCAGATGTATAATGTACATAATGATTCCGGGGTTCTGACCAATCATACCGCTTATCACGACCTGGCCGCTGAGGGGCTTAGTTTTTCGGGGGGCTCGATTATTCTGAATTTCCACTCCGAATCACAGTTTTCGCGCAACATCCTCACGCATACTGCCGGGAGCAATGCGCTGACCTATGAGCCGGTGGTTAACCCGCACGACAAAGGGGCGGGTCCCTTTCTGATTGAGCATTTGAACGCGTTGGATCTTCCCGGCGAGTGGTGGTATGACCAAACCTCAGGGCTGGTCTGGTTCTGGCCGGAAGGCGGGCAGGATCCCAACCAGCTCAACATTCGTGGAAAATCGATTGATTATGGATTGTCGATTGGTGGATCCAGTTCGGATATCGAAGTGAAAAATATCGACTTCTTTGCCTGCACGGTGAATGCACCGAACCAGTCATATCTGACGTTTGACGACTGTCTTTTTGACTATCCCACCTGGTTTCCGAGGATGCTGGGGGAACATACCTACAACATGGTCAACGGCGAGGCCCGCATGCAGCCGCTGGGCGAGGGAACCACCCGCCTGACGGATGGATCGAACCACACCATCAAAAACTGCATTTTCCGATATTCGGATGCGCTGGTCGATATGGATGACGGGTTTCAGAATGTGGTGGATAATAATCTGTTTCACCACTGGAGCTTTTCCGGTATGGCCTCCTTTGTGTTGAACATGAATTCGAATCACGAAAGTGTGCAGCGCCGAAACACCTTCCATACCAATGGTTCAAAGGTGATGTCCAAGCATTCCAACTGTGATGTGGAGTGGTCGCGTGCGTATTGGTTCGGCTATTTCCAGAACGATGGAACCGCGTGGCAGTGCAAAGGGGGTAACGGGGCCGGGGGCGGATCAGATGGCGTACGACGACATCATATCTGGCACCATGATGCCAAGAAGGTCGGCGGACGCTGGGATGGTAATGCCGGAATCAATGGCACCGACGATCACTTTGTTTCATGGAATGCCGTGGCATCGCTGCTGATCAAAGGGGACTACCATCGCGTTGTGAATAATACCGGACTCTTCTCTCATGACCCGACCGATAACATGCATAAGATCGACATGGGGTCGGATACGAATGATGTGAAGAATGGTCACACCATCACCTATAACAATCTTTCCGACAGTATTTCGGCCACACGCAGCGGCTATACGCCGTTGAACGGGAATGCCACCAACAACTGGAACGGATATCATCATCCAGACCCGTCCGATACGGCAGACAAGCAACTGCGTGACCCGAAGAATCTCGATTTTCGCCCGCGGGCGGATTCGGATCTGATTGACCAGGGTACGGTGGTTCCCGGTCTCAATGAGGATTATATGGGCAGTGCGCCGGATATCGGCGCCTATGAGCATAACTGCACAAACTATTGGATTCCCGGTTTCCAATCACTGGAAGCCAGTACGCCGGTTCCTCCCAATGGTTCCATAACCGTGAAATCCGATGCCGACCTGATGTGGCTGGCCGGCCGGGATTCGACCTCACACAATATTTATTTCGGCACTATTTCGGGAGCTCTCACGTTCAGCACCAATCAGGTGAACAATATTTTTGAGCCGGGTGAACTGGTGGAGGGGCAGACCTATTTCTGGCGGATTGACGAAGTGACGCCGACGGGAACCGTGGTTGGCACCGAATGGAGTTTCACACCGGGAACCGAGCTGACGACCGTTTATCAAAGCTTTACTCCGATTGCCGATACGTATGCGCACTATGATGCCAGCAATGCAACCTATGCCACACAGAATTTCGGCACTGATACCTCGATCAAGTTTACCAGTTATAATAATGGAGACGTTAGGAAACACGGTTACATGATGTTTGATGTCAATGTGACCGGCCAGGTGGTTTCGGCTACGTTGAACCTGCATAACCCCAATGGCGGAACGGTAGGGGGGCTGGGGGTTTATGCTATGACCAATGCCGCGTGGGGTGAGTCTACACTCACCTGGAATAACCGTCCGGAAATTGATGGGCCTATTCTGGACAGTAAGGATATTAAAACCGGGTGGAGCTCGTTTTTTGTCGGGGAAGGCGTATCCACCGGCCTGGTGTCATTTGGACTGATTAAGGAACTGGGTAACGGAAACCGGGCCATTTCCAGTTCGGAAACCACCAACAGTCCGGTGCTGATCGTTGAATATGCCGCGGACCTTCCTGATCTTCCGGCGATGCCTCAGAATTTAACCGCGCTCGGTGGTCCGGGGAATATTGCACTGAGTTGGGATGCGAGTCCGGAAACCTATGTGATGGGTTATGATGTTTACCGAACCGATTATATTGAAGATGACTTTGTTAAGATCAATGCGTCGCTGGTGACCTCCGCTGTTTATGTGGATACGGCCGTCATTCCGGGGCAGATTTATTACTATAAAGTCCGGGCAGTGGATCAGTATGGACGGCAGTCGTACGGTACGCCATGGGCGGATGCCGTGCCGCAGACACAGGGAGGAAATACACCGCCCATATTCACCTCCAACCCGGTTGTGAAATCCGTGGGCGGTCAGGATTCATCATA
This DNA window, taken from Pontiella desulfatans, encodes the following:
- a CDS encoding sulfatase-like hydrolase/transferase gives rise to the protein MIKHFIISALAGLSITALAETEKPNILFIFADDLSYETIGAFGILDIDTPHLDSMVEGGTTFTHAYNMGAYNGAVCVASRAMLNTGRFVWGTYQHDTGPKMKEEVKSGRMWSQLMSKAGYRTYMTGKWHVKAKPADIFDVAKNDRPGMPKDFWSKGSADGTKPKHYGYFRPVDEEDYKNGWKPWDTSNGGFWEGGKHWSEVVADDALDFIADAKEHKDPFFMYIAFNASHDPRQAPKEYIDRYPLDRIKLPDNYVSKYKYQDEIGCGKSLRDAALAPFPRTEFAVKVHRQEYFALITHMDDQIGRILQALEESGKADNTYIVFTADHGLAVGRHGLIGKQNMYDHSVRVPFMVVGPNVEPGAENPAPIYLQDIMPTALQLADAPIPEYVEFKSLLPLLKDKQAQHYNSVYGAYKNQQRMIQQGDWKYITYPTCGGERLYNMKNDPFEKSDLSANPEYAAKMKELRSDLLALSTDLNDPLDYNDPVTSWKKAAPTKSKKAAH
- a CDS encoding alpha-L-fucosidase; its protein translation is MKLTMTMLALATTTAVWSEDKPKFVNTVESLQQYECADWFRDAKFGIYLHWGAYSVAEQGEWYARNLYIEGRPEYEHHLKTYGHPSEFGYADFIPMWKAENFDPDALLALFKRSGAKYFTPCAVHHDNFDLWDSKYHKWNSVNKGPKKDLIQMWKDATHKVGLRFGVTTHLSRSYSWLNTANQSDTEGPKKGVPYDGAQGKAKGLYPANDGQSTHPRAPFDAPKEWRDNWAKRIKQLIDDYEPDHLYYDCAVPFRGEDAGATGMDVIAHFYNKRPEGVMCIKERPWQGLYADGIATLDYERGKAASILTEPWQTDDSIGSWGYKAGSSYMTPDLVVDKLIDIVSKNGNMLLNIPIKADGTLDAEATELLNKVGEWFDVNGEAIYGTRPWYMFGEGHNEIGHKDLESPMSAKDFRYTTKGDTLYAFVLDWHNAKKKPVVFPNLTAMNTRITEVVSVEMLGHEGELKWENHGDGLQVWFPNKKPCDYAYALKIEFKK
- a CDS encoding sulfatase family protein, translated to MKRNAILTIMILAAAAATSALSKETRPNILFIMTDDQWRPEFNFLPEGRDEDGKPKNLTPTIDRLSSEGIILDRMYATSTVCTPSRFSVLTGEYPSRSQDKGFLQDMEAFGNQPNPHFNVHVTPGKANIGSVLKENGYFTGFAGKNHVLHSDTIKVPGISPWRDADPFDAKTQEFLESKQAAEVASVLQNGFDYAASIYAGNVPGHMPIKMEAHNQDWITKGGLDFLEQAEKQDKPFYLHFCSTLNHGPGPAGHKYSANPRFTPAGVLGEPLQVQPARNTIPKRLKAAGYPPKGDHADALWLDDGINAIITKLEEMGELDNTIIFFFVDNGMGAKGALYEGGAHVPAFVWGKNLKGKRRADQLLANIDFAPTIYELCGIPESKQPPMDGTSFTSVLQGDSKEVRKDVHLQIGSSRAVLKDGFKYIAWRVHPDREEKFDIPKNGEPKPLYHIASTRGGRGLEKKIPKNYAAYWDIDQLYDLSKDPKEQKNLANHPEYAQKLQQLKRTLMEQLEGQPGTFAEFKPTTKLSGK
- a CDS encoding CBM96 family carbohydrate-binding protein — encoded protein: MNRRLKYVLHVSMLCTLSAFSTDYYVSTNGVDVWPGGDFSAPFASIQYAADRMVPGDSCYIRTGRYHEEITVSNTDQLTFSAYSNETVVLDGSMVISNGWTLHSGNIYKTTLNEDVWQLFADGEMLIPARWPNADPNIDLWEQWESDHWAEGRSERNFSPDNPPWDVNGTVYDHPHNGIDLAASGLDISNAIAVLNLGSFRTWTRVVDAHVPGSNMFTHAPVSASGYKDKEHYYFVEGKLELLDAENEWFYDTVTSNLYAWVPGGVTPASLEIRGKHTTYCFSASNCDDLMLSGIDFFAGTFHLDNCLRARVENCELLYPSCTKRMLRNIGAPETTHLDGDDSIVFNCTFAYSDGHGIYVNGDDNTVENCYFHHIDYSVSELPSVMAALYMNGNRNSFRKNTLHSFGASVGYLQDKAATTEYNNFYNGGYKQHDGAMVQVMVANQLNANIGWNWVHDWSRLGIRFDGGGGQGGLIHHSVGWGPNMNSTVYIGNHENNEVYNNSGIYSKSRNEIVVEHGGDPYSHNTNSITRNNIAPRMGGSNSGINDVPGTFDHNWNSQATGADIRTQLRDPDNLDFRPLPGADIVDAGTNVPGVTDGYMGSAPDIGAYEYGDSNYWIAGHQAEQASIPIPPNGTADAKGSASLMWHPALGTLSNHVYLGTSSNAVLNATHVSPEYRGNTVNNIYDPLGLYAQTYYWRIDCVTVTGTVKGAVWSFAASDVSATLPGIINAPAENITEDSAVIGGQITDGGTASQVWVHWWPEAGATNTVNMGVQDYAFDLPLNGLITNTQYYFQAQASNTYGTSWAPTIGSFLTGGAMPPSTKIAVAHLPVLEDSWVQEGNNEGVNHDGETILKVRGTTRFSYLKFDTGNLDGAQFDSARIFIRATQDIPDTSMHSVSNNSWTAPTLVGSNAPVRGAVFDSVTASAGDWVEFDSSSWITGKGVWSVALSTSASGALNWHAEESGNVPYLAVTYFSDTADLNTNTIPDWWETDYFGHIVDNTDADLDGVDNYGEYVGDTDPTDSNSVFSVSASVTNGADFRLSFGTSTNRNYAVKSSTNLISKVWNTETNLVPGPGVEVEVPLPAKKPEEFFRVEVSVP